In Rosa chinensis cultivar Old Blush chromosome 1, RchiOBHm-V2, whole genome shotgun sequence, a genomic segment contains:
- the LOC112165488 gene encoding uncharacterized protein LOC112165488 has translation MNYSDLYEDIFRTFQFFPSDVIEFQYSVPGCEVCFLRNDRDFQMLFCAARIHKLDCVEISILKIGGSCSRTCSVDSCSAVINEDDYLGEAFRTEVHKTYLSDGWSSYIHYVGEKFHGAAELREMLRKYIIAVAFKFVFLRNDLDRIHAVCTNVGTEGCDWHLHALSSSANGCLYITELNNIHTCKGVVRTQKHKLLGSRVVKTCIVADVSYNLSLKPREIMNSFSKLSWHKEAVLQSNPCSSFVLEVDPSTNRFQRLFRAYGGFVEGFQFCLPVLYVDRPFGKSIYKGQILSATGRNGNQGFYPRAICFCDYETNANWTFFFKHLKNLLEPQGRVIIFISDRVTGLLNAFDKVAYSSTEKEYRFNLRLLRAVGGADIIDHFLAEIPVENWCRAFYTSCRYGIMAYGIAESFNSWIAIERLMLVYCMLDETRIKQMELMGERRDEAQRWTTELTPKMEERLKVQMEKSRHFSVHL, from the exons ATGAACTATTCTGACTTGTATGAAGACATTTTTCGTACATTCCAGTTTTTTCCAAGTGATGTTATTGAGTTTCAGTATTCAGTTCCTGGTTGTGAAGTTTGTTTCCTTCGTAATGATCGTGATTTCCAAATGCTGTTCTGCGCTGCTAGAATACATAAGTTAGATTGTGTTGAGATTTCTATTTTAAAGATTGGTGGAAGCTGCAGCAGAACTTGTTCAGTGGATAGTTGTTCGGCAGTTATTAATGAAGACGATTATTTGGGGGAGGCCTTTAGGACTGAAGTTCACAAGACGTATTTGTCTGATGGGTGGAGTTCTTATATTCACTATGTTGGGGAGAAGTTTCATGGTGCAGCTGAGCTCCGTGAGATGCTCAGGAAGTATATAATTGCAGTTGCGTTCAAGTTTGTATTTTTGAGAAATGATTTGGACCGTATTCATGCAGTCTGTACAAATGTTGGAACCGAAGGTTGTGATTGGCATCTTCACGCTCTTTCATCATCTGCCAATGGTTGCCTTTATATAACAGAGTTGAATAATATTCACACTTGCAAGGGTGTAGTTAGGACTCAAAAGCACAAGCTTTTGGGATCCAGGGTTGTCAAGACTTGCATTGTTGCCGATGTTAGCTATAATCTTTCATTGAAGCCAAGGGAGATTATGA ATTCATTCAGCAAGTTATCTTGGCACAAGGAAGCTGTTTTGCAGAGTAACCCGTGCtcttcttttgtgttggaagttgaCCCATCTACTAATCGTTTTCAGAGGCTTTTTAGAGCTTACGGAGGTTTTGTTGAAGGCTTCCAATTCTGTTTGCCTGTGTTGTATGTTGATAGACCGTTTGGTAAAAGCATTTACAAGGGTCAGATTCTTTCTGCAACTGGAAGAAATGGAAATCAAG GTTTCTACCCTCGAGCCATATGTTTTTGTGATTATGAGACAAATGCAAATTGGACATTCTTTTTCAAGCATTTGAAGAATTTGCTTGAACCTCAAGGAAGAGTCATCATATTTATTAGTGATCGGGTTACTGGACTGTTGAATGCTTTCGATAAG GTTGCATATTCCTCTACTGAGAAGGAATACCGTTTCAATTTGCGGTTGCTTAGAGCAGTTGGTGGTGCCGATATTATTGACCATTTTCTTGCTGAAATCCCTGTGGAAAATTGGTGCCGTGCATTTTATACTAGCTGCCGATATGGAATTATGGCTTATGGGATTGCGGAATCATTTAACTCTTGGATTGCAATTGAGCGTTTGATGCTAGTATATTGTATGTTGGATGAGACCAGAATAAAACAAATGGAGCTAATGGGTGAGAGGAGGGATGAGGCACAACGTTGGACCACAGaactaactcccaaaatggaGGAAAGGTTGAAGGTGCAGATGGAGAAATCTCGTCATTTCAGTGTCCATTtgtaa